In one window of Meleagris gallopavo isolate NT-WF06-2002-E0010 breed Aviagen turkey brand Nicholas breeding stock chromosome 12, Turkey_5.1, whole genome shotgun sequence DNA:
- the MTFMT gene encoding methionyl-tRNA formyltransferase, mitochondrial, with protein sequence LRAWREGLKAAGNGVGPRREPPWRVLFFGTDRFAVTTLRALQAAREPSRGLLVSRLEVVTLPSHLPVELPVKSCARELQLPVHEWPQTGPAGQFDVGVVASFGRLLSENLILQFPYGVLNVHPSCLPRWRGSAPIVHTVLHGDKVTGVTVMEIRPKRFDVGPIIKQEECPVPPQCTTKELEVILAEMGAKMLLSVLKNLPESLENKKEQPKEGVTFAPKISVAKSCINWEEQTAAQIIQLHRAIGSMFPLQTLWKGSTVKLLDFVEVDNILGSADQVLSDHGAVPGSLLYHKMSQTLIARCKEGWVGIKTVVLKKKLTAVDFYNGYMHSWFQQNSRTVHQECRFQTLKLNTAKKTLKGREVLLQDIKR encoded by the exons CTCCGCGCTTGGCGCGAGGGCCTGAAGGCGGCGGGCAACGGAGTGGGACCTCGGCGGGAGCCTCCATGGCGGGTGTTGTTCTTTGGCACCGACCGCTTCGCTGTTACTACTTTGCGTGCCTTGCAGGCCGCCAG GGAGCCCAGCAGGGGCTTGCTTGTGTCCAGGCTGGAAGTGGTGACGCTGCCCTCCCATCTGCCCGTAGAACTGCCTGTGAAGAGCTGTGCCCGTGAGCTCCAGCTGCCTGTGCATGAGTGGCCGCAGACGGGGCCTGCGGGGCAGTTTGATGTTGGTGTGGTGGCATCGTTTGGGCGTCTCTTGAGCGAGAACCTTATTCTGCAGTTCCCATA TGGCGTGCTGAATGTCCATCCCAGCTGCCTTCCACGGTGGCGTGGTTCTGCACCGATTGTCCACACAGTACTTCATGGTGACAAAGTGACTGGGGTAACGGTTATGGAAATAAGACCGAAGAG gTTCGATGTAGGTCCAATTATTAAGCAAGAAGAGTGTCCTGTTCCTCCTCAATGTACAACAAAGGAGTTGGAAGTGATATTAGCAGAGATGGGTGCAAAGATG ctgctgTCAGTTTTGAAAAACTTGCCTGAaagcttagaaaataaaaaagagcaaCCAAAAGAAGGGGTAACATTTG cTCCTAAAATATCTGTAGCTAAGAGTTGTATAAATTGGGAAGAACAAACAGCTGCACAAATAATTCAGCTGCATCGTGCCATAGGAAGTATG TTCCCTTTGCAGACACTTTGGAAAGGCAGTACTGTTAAACTTCTGGATTTTGTGGAAGTGGATAATATCCTTGGCTCTGCTG ATCAAGTATTAAGTGACCATGGAGCTGTTCCTGGCTCACTACTCTACCATAAAATGTCCCAAACACTGATAGCTCGTTGCAAG gAGGGCTGGGTTGGAATCAAAACAGTAGTATTAAAGAAGAAGCTTACAGCTGTTGACTTCTACAATGGATATATGCACTCTTGGTTCCAGCAGAACTCAAGAACAGTTCATCAGGAATGCAGGTTTCAAACACTCAAACTTAACACAGCAAAGAAGACTCTGAAAGGGAGGGAAGTATTGTTGCAGGATATAAAGAGAtaa
- the CILP gene encoding cartilage intermediate layer protein 1, protein MMLVTARGWALLLLLLLGATASSGQRLVRQGLGRIQIGQRTFRPIVMLSLEGTRSSSHRLDPIFTSARRTVLVQDSRKFLSPWSKWSECSGKCGQTGVQKRTRSCLADRLWGVHCNEVMEEGRLCIGHVCSGCNITCPMGRVNADCDACMCEDVTLHGKVSLEDGSPADNARVYLQANNLKLLTTADNKGTFRIPGVCPDGRNTLKIKKAKYTTAAITVPETNRKNLVLQVQLKRSGKPYVFKSPDDKARRVGQSVSLCCNAVGTPAPDRYLWYHNGSLLDPSIYRYKNNLILKNLNREQAGEYFCKAISDGGSAKSQPATLSVIGKQEAACSSKPQSHLIRLPHDCFQKATDSFYYDVGKCPAKTCVGKLDKGLRCKDNISYCCGVSKMEVREILCDGYTLPTKVAVECGCKKCTETKITVRGRATAVDNGEPLRFGHIYMGNKRVSMTGYKGTFSIHVPPDTERLVLTFVDRLQKFVNTTKVLPFKENGGAVFHDIKLLRKKAPVTLESTETSVIPLGEKEDDDPIAELEIPPDSFYRKNGEPYRGKVKASVTFLDPRELSTAPVTQSDLNFVDDEGDVFPLRTYGMFSLDFTDEQGTETLNAENVKVHLDTSQVRMPEHLEEMKLWSLNPETGLWEEEGDFNLEKSRRRRREERTFLVGNMEIKERRLFNLDVPESRRCYVKVRAYRSERFLPSEQIQGVVISVINTEPEPGFSSNPRAWGRFDSVVTGPNGACVPAFCDEQNPEAYAAYILASLGGEELEAVPSAPKLNPNAIGVPQPYLNKLNYRRTDHEDPNTKKTAFRINMAKPSPNSADENNGPIYAYENLKECEEAPYSAAHFRFYRIEGDRYDYNTVPFSEDDLMSWTDDYLAWWPKPMEFRACYIKVKINGPQEVNIRSRNMGGTHPRTIGKLYGIRDVRSIRDPEQQDVSAACLEFKCSGMLFDQDRVDRTLVKVIPQGSCRRESVNSMLHEYLVNHLPMATNNDSSEYTMLAPLDPLGHNYGIYTVTDQDPRIAKEIALGRCFDGTSDGTSRIMKSDIGVALTFTCSERSAAEQSLFESQRNLGQQSIQVPSRESPAYQRPVGSRQITQSRIQIRGQRPSSY, encoded by the exons ATGATGCTGGTCACCGCAAGAGGATGGGcgctgctgctactgctgctgttGGGAGCCACAGCCAGTTCAG GTCAAAGGCTTGTAAGACAAGGCCTTGGCAGGATCCAGATAGGACAGAGAACCTTCAGACCGATAGTGATGCTCAGCCTAGAGG GTACAAGGAGCAGCTCCCATCGGTTGGACCCAATCTTCACCAGTGCCAGACGCA CTGTTTTGGTGCAAGATTCCAGAAAGTTTTTGTCTCCGTGGTCAAAATGGAGCGAGTGCTCAGGAAAGTGTGGCCAAACTGGTGTGCAGAAGCGGACCCGATCCTGCCTGGCGGATCGCCTCTGGGGCGTGCACTGCAACGAAGTCATGGAGGAAGGGCGGCTCTGCATCGGACACGTATGCTCAG GCTGCAACATCACCTGCCCCATGGGCCGCGTGAACGCTGACTGCGATGCATGCATGTGCGAGGACGTGACCCTGCATGGAAAGGTCTCCTTGGAGGATGGTTCACCCGCAGACAACGCCCGGGTCTACTTGCAAGCCAACAATCTCAAGCTGTTGACGACAGCTGACAATAAGGGCACATTTAGGATTCCTGGGGTTTGTCCCGATGGCAGAAACACtctcaaaataaagaaagccAAATACACGACCGCAGCCATCACTGTACCGGAGACCAACAGGAAGAACCTGGTGCTCCAAGTGCAGCTGAAGAGATCAG gCAAACCCTATGTTTTCAAGAGCCCTGATGACAAGGCGAGGAGAGTGGGGCAGAGTGTGTCACTCTGCTGCAATGCTGTAGGGACTCCGGCCCCAGATCGATATCTCTG GTACCACAATGGCTCCCTGCTGGATCCTTCCATATATAGATACAAAAACAACTTGATTCTGAAGAACCTGAACAGAGAGCAGGCAGGAGAGTATTTCTGCAAGGCCATCAGTGATGGAGGTTCAGCAAAGTCCCAACCTGCCACGCTTTCTGTAATAG GAAAACAagaggcagcctgcagctctaAGCCCCAAAGCCACCTCATTCGTCTTCCACACGACTGTTTCCAAAAAGCAACTGACTCATTCTACTACGACGTGGGCAAGTGCCCAGCAAAGACCTGTGTTGGGAAGCTGGATAAGGGACTCCGCTGTAAGGACAACATCTCCTACTGCTGTGGGGTGTCTAAGATGGAAGTGAGAGAGATCCTGTGCGATGGGTACACGCTCCCCACTAAAGTCGCCGTAGAATGTGGCTGTAAAAAATGCACCGAGACAAAAATAACAGTTCGGGGCAGAGCTACAGCGGTGGATAACGGTGAGCCACTGAGATTTGGCCACATCTATATGGGGAACAAGAGAGTGAGTATGACTGGCTACAAGGGAACCTTCTCCATCCACGTCCCACCAGATACTGAAAGACTGGTTCTAACCTTTGTTGATCGGCTGCAGAAGTTTGTGAACACAACAAAAGTTTTGCCATTCAAGGAAAACGGAGGTGCTGTGTTTCATGACATTAAGTTACTACGAAAGAAAGCCCCTGTTACACTGGAATCCACTGAAACGAGTGTAATTCCtttgggagaaaaggaagatgatgATCCCATTGCTGAATTAGAAATCCCTCCTGATTCATTTTACAGGAAGAATGGAGAACCTTACAGAGGAAAAGTGAAAGCCAGCGTGACGTTTCTGGACCCAAGAGAACTCTCAACAGCACCTGTGACACAAAGTGACCTGAACTTCGTAGATGACGAAGGAGATGTGTTCCCGCTCCGCACCTATGGCATGTTTTCCCTGGACTTCACTGATGAACAGGGCACCGAGACTCTTAATGCAGAAAATGTGAAGGTCCACTTAGACACTTCTCAGGTGAGGATGCCAGAGCATCTAGAAGAAATGAAGCTTTGGTCACTGAACCCTGAGACAGGTTTATGGGAGGAAGAAGGGGActtcaacctggagaaaagcagacggcgcagaagagaggagaggactTTTTTGGTTGGGAACATGGAGATCAAGGAAAGGCGGCTTTTCAACCTGGACGTCCCAGAGAGCAGACGGTGCTACGTCAAAGTCCGAGCATACAGAAGTGAGAGATTTTTGCCAAGCGAGCAGATCCAAGGGGTGGTGATTTCTGTTATAAACACAGAGCCAGAGCCAGGGTTCTCTTCCAACCCCAGAGCATGGGGCCGTTTTGACAGCGTGGTCACTGGTCCCAATGGTGCTTGTGTGCCAGCCTTTTGTGACGAGCAGAACCCAGAGGCCTACGCAGCTTACATTTTGGCGAGCTTGGGGGGTGAAGAACTCGAAGCAGTGCCCTCTGCTCCCAAACTCAATCCTAATGCTATTGGGGTCCCACAGCCATATCTCAACAAGCTCAACTACAGGAGAACAGACCACGAGGACCctaacacaaagaaaactgcattCAGAATCAATATGGCCAAGCCAAGTCCAAATTCTGCAGATGAGAACAATGGCCCTATTTATGCCTATGAAAACCTGAAAGAATGTGAGGAAGCTCCATACAGCGCTGCTCACTTCAGGTTTTACAGGATAGAGGGAGATCGGTACGACTACAATACTGTTCCCTTCAGTGAAGATGACCTCATGAGCTGGACCGATGACTACCTGGCATGGTGGCCCAAACCCATGGAATTTAGGGCCTGCTACATCAAAGTCAAAATTAACGGACCCCAAGAAGTGAACATAAGGTCTCGCAACATGGGTGGGACACATCCACGCACCATTGGCAAGCTCTACGGCATCAGGGATGTCCGCAGCATTCGAGATCCTGAGCAGCAGGACGTGTCAGCAGCCTGCCTGGAGTTCAAGTGTAGTGGCATGCTCTTCGACCAAGACCGTGTGGACCGCACGCTCGTGAAAGTCATCCCACAAGGCAGCTGTCGCCGGGAGAGCGTTAACAGCATGCTCCATGAGTACCTGGTGAACCACCTTCCCATGGCTACCAACAACGATTCCAGTGAATACACAATGCTGGCACCCCTTGACCCCCTGGGGCATAACTATGGCATCTACACTGTCACTGACCAGGACCCACGGATCGCCAAGGAAATTGCTTTGGGCAGGTGTTTCGATGGCACATCAGATGGCACCTCCAGAATCATGAAGAGCGATATCGGTGTTGCGCTGACTTTCACCTGTTCGGAGAGGAGCgcagcagagcaaagcttaTTTGAGTCCCAGAGGAACTTAGGCCAGCAGTCCATACAGGTACCATCAAGGGAGAGCCCTGCATACCAAAGGCCGGTGGGAAGCCGCCAGATCACCCAAAGCAGAATCCAGATAAGAGGCCAACGTCCTTCCTCATACTAG
- the LOC100542183 gene encoding gonadotropin-releasing hormone II receptor-like — MCVPAALIKAELPHHPTTEGVTNASAAHCPENWVEPRFTQAAKVRVAITAIFFLLAACSNTAVLGSLLRKRRKCHVRPLILSLVLADLLVTVAVMPLDAAWNVTVQWYGGDLSCKLLNFLKLFAMYAAALVLVVISLDRHAAVLQPFARARRRNGLLLRAAWLGSVLLASPQLFLFHLHTVPGGNFTQCVTHGSFRAHWEETVYNMFTFTTLYITPLSIMIVCYVRIIWEISKQLKINKSLIRSQNDHISKARMKTLKMTIVIVATFIICWTPYYLLGLWYWFQPAMIQRMPEYINHSFFLFGLLHTCTDPIIYGLYTPSFREDVQLCLRGIEAAITRHERHKPILVSEKTTKDGAVNGQVASGGSNGTTINTVC; from the exons ATGTGTGTGCCAG CTGCTTTAATCAAAGCTGAACTGCCCCATCACCCCACCACGGAGGGGGTCACCAACGCCTCGGCTGCTCACTGCCCGGAGAATTGGGTCGAGCCCCGGTTCACGCAGGCAGCAAAGGTGCGTGTGGCCATCACGGCCATCTTCTTCTTGCTGGCGGCGTGCAGCaatacagcagtgctgggcagcctgctgaggaagaggaggaagtgCCACGTGCGGCCACTGATCCTCAGCCTGGTGCTGGCTGACCTGCTGGTGACGGTGGCAGTGATGCCCTTGGATGCAGCATGGAATGTGACTGTGCAGTGGTACGGCGGAGACCTTTCCTGCAAGCTCCTCAACTTCCTCAAGCTCTTTGCCATGTACGCAGCTGCCCTGGTGCTGGTGGTCATCAGCCTGGACCGGCATGCTGCTGTCCTCCAGCCCTTTGCCCGTGCCCGACGCCGCAATGGGCTGCTGCTGCGTGCTGCATGGCTGGGCAGTGTGCTGCTAGCATCACCCCAG CTATTTCTTTTCCACCTGCACACGGTCCCAGGAGGGAACTTCACACAGTGCGTTACTCACGGCAGCTTCCGAGCACACTGGGAAGAAACTGTCTACAACATGTTCACCTTCACCACCCTCTATATCACCCCCCTGAGCATCATGATTGTTTGCTACGTCCGAATCATTTGGGAGATCAGTAAGCAGCTAAAGATCAACAAAA GTCTGATAAGAAGTCAAAATGACCACATCTCCAAGGCACGCATGAAGACTCTCAAGATGACCATTGTGATTGTTGCCACCTTTATCATCTGCTGGACCCCATACTACCTCCTGGGCTTGTGGTACTGGTTCCAGCCGGCCATGATCCAGAGGATGCCTGAGTACATCAACCACAGCTTCTTTCTCTTCGGCTTGCTGCACACATGCACTGACCCCATCATTTACGGACTGTACACCCCCTCGTTTCGGGAGGACGTGCAACTGTGTCTCAGGGGAATTGAAGCAGCCATTACCAGGCATGAGAGACACAAACCCATCTTAGTCTCAGAGAAGACCACCAAAGATGGGGCTGTCAATGGCCAGGTGGCATCGGGTGGCTCCAATGGAACAACCATTAACACGGTGTGCTGA